The genomic window ACCTACATAATTTTAACTCTGGAAATGCAGGAGCAATCTTTTGGACAGACTTAATCGTGCCAATGATTTTGATTATACTGGTTTATAGAAAGCAGAGGTTATTGGATCAAACTATTTAATCTATTTATTTTAATTTCAACAGTTTCGCCGCAGGCTTTGTCAGCTAATGCGCCTTACTTTTTACTTGGCATAAAAAGTAAGCAAAAATGCCAGCACTTAGCTCACGCTTAGTTGTACACCAATGACGACTTTAAAAACTTGCTTTGCTCAAATAGTTAAAGTCGTTTAATCATTGTTTTAACAACAGCTTGCCGCAATGTGCGACCTTTATAAAGATCAATCTTGAAGAATAAATGTATGCTATGATAAATGAAAAGTTTTGTGATTTATTTAAACTATTTTGTTAGCGCTTTTTCTCTAGCTTGCTCTTTTGCTTTTTGTTTTTGTAGTTTGTTTAATTCTGCAAGTTGTTTTGCTTCATCACCAACATGAGAGAAACCTCTTTCAGCTGCTAGTTGAGATTGCTTTTCTCTTTCAGCAAATCTAGCTCTTTGCTCATCAGTTAGCTTACCGTAACAGTGATGACAACTCATACCTTTGACATATTCAGGATGCTTCTTGTCTTCTTCTGTAATTGGCATACGACAAGCAAAACATTGGTCATAGTTACCTTTTTCAAGGTCATGATTTACTGCTACACGGGAGTCAAACACAAAGCATTCACCTTCCCACATAGTTTCTTCTTTTGGTACTTCTTCTAAGTATTTTAAAATTCCACCTTCGAGGTGATAAACTTCTTCAAAGCCTTTTTCTAGCATTAATGCTGTAGATTTCTCACATCTAATGCCACCAGTACAAAACATCGCTACTTTCTTTTGTTTTTTAGGATCTAGGTTTTCATCAACATATTCTGGGAATTCACGAAAATTATCCGTATGAGGGTTTACCGCATTTTTAAATGTACCAATTTCGATTTCATACTCATTACGAGTATCAACTAAAAGTACATCTGGATCAGATATTAGTTCATTCCAATCTTTAGGTTTTACATGTTTACCACATACTTTATTTGGATCGATGTCTTCCACACCTAAAGTTACTATTTCTTTTTTTAACTTCACTTTTGAGCGGTAAAATGGCATATCATCATGATAGGACTCTTTATAGTCGATATCAGCTAGTCTTGGGTCAGATTTTAGATAGTTAAGTAAAGCAGTTATACCTTCTTGAGTACCAGCAACAGTACCGTTAATTCCTTCATTAGCTATAAGCAAAGTACCTTTGACTTTGTTTTGAATCATAGTGTTTAATATAGGCTGACGCATATCTTCAAAATCTTCTAGCGTAACGAATTTATACATAGCACAGACAACTATTTGAGACATATAAGTATCCTTGAAATATTTAGATTAATAATTAACATAAACATTATACTATTTCCAATTGTGTAAAAAAATAGAAGTTTTTTTCTGTATTTACAGTATTACTTTTTACTTTTATGCTTTATTATTTTACTACTTTAATTACTTTAGAAGAGTTTTATAAATGTTTTTTAAAAATCTAACAGCTTTCAAAATCACAGATATAGACATAGATATTTTTGAAGAGTCTATGAATAAACTTGCATTTATACCGTGTAGTAAGTCACAAAAATCAACACGTGGCTTTGTAAACCCTTTTGTCAAAGATAGCGAAAACTGTCTCTTTAGATTTAACCATTTAGCAGCATTTTGCCTACTTAGTGAAGAAAAGATTTTGCCTGCTCAAGTTATAAAACAACAGGCAGAAGAGCATATCGAAGAGCTAGAATTAACTAGGTATGTCAGCAAAAAAGAAAAAGCTGAGATAAAGGAAGATATGGAGCAAAGACTACTTCCTATGGCTTTTAGTAAGTTTAAGAAAACTTATGGATACTTAGACTTGGTAAATAATTATCTAGTGGTGGATAGCGTATCTGAAAAGCAAATTTTAGAGATTGTTGATCTTCTACAAAGATGTGAAGCAAGATTTGATCCTGTAATCAAAGAAGAAACAGATATTCTTACAGAATGGCTAGTTGATGGTACAAATCCGCTAGAAGTTGAAATAGCTGAAAGGTGCAAGCTTACTAGTGCGATAGGTGATAGTGTGGCAAATATTTCATGCCAAGGTAGTACTATGCTTACGGATAATATCAAATCATTCATTGAAAGTGGTGGCTATATCACAGAGCTTGCTATTATATGGAATGAACAAGTAGCAATGACGGCAAATACAAAGCTACAGTTTAAGTCTGTAAAGTTTTTGGAAGGTATAAACGATCTTAATAAAGATGATAATGGCGGACATGAAACTGACTTGTTGCTGATGGCAGATCTTTTCGCCGAGCTTATAAATACAATGCAAAGTTGGGTTAAAGTTAAAGAAGATTAAATTTCATTAGCTATAATTACTCTTTATATCTTCACTTGTGGTAGAATGTTTAATAGTGTTAATAGCACTTTAGGATTGCAAGTTATGGTATTAAAAAGAATAAAAGGTATCTCAATAATAGAATCGCTGATAGCTATTAGTATATTATTATTTTTATTTTTTGCTGCATTTTATACGCTAGGTAATATACTTGGTGGTACTGTGCTTACTGAAAAAAAAACACAATTGATAAATGCTCTTGATTTTCATGTAAATGACTACATGCTTACAGGTAATTTTGATGAAAGTGCTAGTGGTGATATAACATTTTCAAGAGAAACTATTGGTTCTACAGAAGTTTTTAAGGCATATAATGTTTCATCAGGTCTTAGTGTACTTAAAAGGACTCTTTCACCATTAGGACCAACAGCTTTGGCTATGACTACCGAGCTTGGCCCATATATGAAAGCAGTTAATAAATTGTATATAGATGCTGGAGCAACAGTGATAGATCAGGCTGAAATACTTGATAACATTAATGCAGCTAGAGATCAGTATTTATCTAATAGCACTATGAAGCATTCATCGAATACAATGGTAATGTTAAACCTTGGTAATACTCAATTAAATGTAACAATGCCAATGGACGATCCACCGTTTGATTTTTATGGT from Francisella adeliensis includes these protein-coding regions:
- a CDS encoding rhodanese-related sulfurtransferase; this encodes MSQIVVCAMYKFVTLEDFEDMRQPILNTMIQNKVKGTLLIANEGINGTVAGTQEGITALLNYLKSDPRLADIDYKESYHDDMPFYRSKVKLKKEIVTLGVEDIDPNKVCGKHVKPKDWNELISDPDVLLVDTRNEYEIEIGTFKNAVNPHTDNFREFPEYVDENLDPKKQKKVAMFCTGGIRCEKSTALMLEKGFEEVYHLEGGILKYLEEVPKEETMWEGECFVFDSRVAVNHDLEKGNYDQCFACRMPITEEDKKHPEYVKGMSCHHCYGKLTDEQRARFAEREKQSQLAAERGFSHVGDEAKQLAELNKLQKQKAKEQAREKALTK
- the rdgC gene encoding recombination-associated protein RdgC, with protein sequence MFFKNLTAFKITDIDIDIFEESMNKLAFIPCSKSQKSTRGFVNPFVKDSENCLFRFNHLAAFCLLSEEKILPAQVIKQQAEEHIEELELTRYVSKKEKAEIKEDMEQRLLPMAFSKFKKTYGYLDLVNNYLVVDSVSEKQILEIVDLLQRCEARFDPVIKEETDILTEWLVDGTNPLEVEIAERCKLTSAIGDSVANISCQGSTMLTDNIKSFIESGGYITELAIIWNEQVAMTANTKLQFKSVKFLEGINDLNKDDNGGHETDLLLMADLFAELINTMQSWVKVKED
- a CDS encoding type II secretion system protein, yielding MVLKRIKGISIIESLIAISILLFLFFAAFYTLGNILGGTVLTEKKTQLINALDFHVNDYMLTGNFDESASGDITFSRETIGSTEVFKAYNVSSGLSVLKRTLSPLGPTALAMTTELGPYMKAVNKLYIDAGATVIDQAEILDNINAARDQYLSNSTMKHSSNTMVMLNLGNTQLNVTMPMDDPPFDFYGPYVIVGPMTNADIDPNTGVTWKCTPYNFDSDLLPSWCNF